tcggttagaatcatggcatgttggtttccgggcgtatggatggacgatagccactggagggcatgtctcacagcttcaacttccatcggtaggctggaggttgtgactttgtaggcagcattctcttccctaactgtttttccattttgtttcgcagtgaatccccaaccggattggtctttggtgactgagccatctgtgtatatgatgatgtcctcttctttactgttttcttctatgagtagcttcacttccgcatcagttttgccctctggccattcccgacaatgtcttcctagagtgggtgaaatggctgtgttgaatagatggttgaggttttcggggtttttctcccattcttttgtttctttcaggtcttgtagtcggcatactagctggattgtgtcttctgccccatccatgatcttcctcgtcctaggcggctgccttttggttctttgactgcgtcatgcagtgggttttgagggttttctaatgctttgaagtaggtcttgacctgttttaacttgtttctggcctgcactgaaggaaggtcaagcaggtatcgcatggtttctgtgggcgtgtcttttgttgttccaaggatcagcctcatagcttcattttgaactctttctaattttaagaggttgctttgagacggtgttgttagcccaagtccgtagtcgatcacactgtggacgagtatatatatatatatatatatatatatatatatatatatatatatatatatatatatatatatatagacatatatatatatatatatatatgtgtgtgtgtgtgtgtatatatatatatatatatatatatatatatatatatatatatatatatatatatatatatatctgtgtgtgtgtgtgtgtgtgtgtgcatacatacattcatttacatatatacacataaagacacataactacacacacatgcatgcacgtacatgtacacacaacacacacacacacacacacacgcacacatgaatatacatgcacacacctgcgcgcgcgcacacatgcacagatgctGACCTACAATTATGATCTCTGCctgctctgtcctgtctttctgtctgtctgtctgtctgtcggtcggtctcatctctgtccctccctctctcgccttctctctgtgtctcattccgctctttccctttctctaactctctcttcccctccccttcctctctctctctctctctctgcctgtctcacttccccctctctctcttccttctctctccctcttcttcacctctctttctctctctccctgtctctgtctctctccttctctctctctcctatatcccccccctctctctctctttgctctttatatctccctcctctttccctcttctcctccccctcactccccaccccctcctctctctccctcttctacacctctctttctgtgtgcgtccctctctctctctccccgtctcttcttcttcttcttcttctctctctctctctcattctatatcccccccccctccctctctgtctctgtgtgttctttatctttccctccttctctctttccctctccccccccccccccgatccccccaccccctctctctctcccttctctcttcctcacctctctctctgtctctctctctccctctcttctcttcttcttcttctctctctctctctctctcctatatcccccatctctctccgctctttatctctctctctcgccttctctccgcccccctccccctcacctcccccccccctctctctctctctctctttctctctccccccccctccctgtgtcggagaacaaaaaaacgaagacacGCCCTTCCACGTTGTAGTTTTGTTTTATCCCCAAACTTTGCCAATAATGGCAGGTGCCAGAAATAGACCTCGTATTGCTTTCCACCTCTTGTTCCGCTCATTTGTCTCCGTCGGTGTTGTGACAACAGTGCAACCCGCTGACGACGTTTGTGAAAAGGTATAgctatggggtgtgtgtgtgtgtgtgtgtgtgtgtgtgtgtgtgtgtgtgtgtgtgtatgtatgtgtgtgtgtgtgtgtcggatgtTCCAGAAGCTTTGGTATTTCGCAATACTGAGAGCGTCAAagaatatatattatgtgtgtttttgtgttgggtttggaggggtgggtttggtgtgtgtgttagtgtgtggggggagggtgcagggggtgggggtggggggtgggggggcgcttgTTGGTAgcgttggggtgggtgtgggcttGTTAATGTTTGTTCACTTGTTTATTGGAGGTTTTGgtcatgtttatttgttttgttttgttattttcatcaACATCGCTATCACCattacttccaccaccaccaccatcgtcgtcgtaatcgtcgtcatcatcatcagcatcatcattctctccattatcaccaccaccaccactgtcaccttcatcattataatcattatcatcaccatcctcctcacagcaccattatcgtcatcctcttcgccgccatcaccatcatcattgtcatcatcatcaccgccatcgccTTCagtaacaccatcaccaccatcaccatcatcatcaccaccatcgtcatcatcaccgccaccatcaccatcatcaccaccaccatcgtcatcatcaccaccaccatcatcatcatcaccaccaccatcatcatcaccaccaccatcatcatcatcaccaccaccatcattatcaccatcatcgccaccaccaccaccatcatcatcaatgccaccatcgtcatcatcatcaccaccaccaccattatcatcatcgccgccaccaccatcatcatcactgccaccactaccatcatcaccaccaccatcatcatcattaccaccaccaccattatcaccattattatcatcaccgccaccaccatcatcatcaccaccaccatcgtcatcattatcatcaccaccaccatcatcatcaccatcattaccaccaccattatcatcatcaccaccaccatcatcatcatcatcgccgccaccaccatcaacaacatcaccaccaccatcatcatcaccaccaccatcatcatcaccaccaccaccatcatcatcaccaccagcatcgtcatcatcaccaccaccatcatcatcaccaccaccaccatcatcatcaccaccaccatcatcatcaccaccaccaccatcatcatcaccaccagcatcgtcatcatcaccaccaccatcatcatcaccatcatcattatctcatcatcatcaccaccaccaccatcatcatcaccatggtcacCAGCTCACCTTGACATCGATGTGTTTCCCACGAGGCTGGATGTTGAAGAGCTGGGACTGGTCCAGCAGCTCCTTCATGGCCTTGCTGATGTGGATTCTCATGGCTGTCATAAGAGACACAAAAAGGCATTACATTTTACCTTATTCGGGAGTCTGCTTCGTTTTGGTTCTGTTGGTAAGCCGTTccaatgtatgtacgtgtgtgatgtgtgtgtgtgtgtgtgtgtgtgtgtgtgtgtgtgtgtgtgtgtgtgtgtgtgtgtgtgtgtgtgtgtgtgtgtgtgtgtgtgtgattgtgtatggttATCAAACGCGGCATACAGGAGAttcgcatttctttttttttttttcttttttttatgtcggtctgtcggtcatcctcggtgtgtgtgtgtgtgtgtgtgtgtgtgtgtgtgtgtgtgtgtgtgtgtgtgtgtgtgtgtggcgtgtgtgtgtttgtctgtgtgtgtgtgctcacgtatGTAGATGTTTCCGTACGTTCGTGCAAGTGTgtatttacctcttttttttctctgtctgtctgtctgcctatctgtctgtctgtctgtctgtcttttttctctcagcctgtcttgtgtctgtctgtctgtttgtttctttgtacctGTTTCTCtcatcttttgtctgtctgtctgtctgtctgttacttgtCTCTGGAAggatagtagtcgtagtagtgggcgtaatgtcgtcgtcgtagtagtggtcgtagtagtagtagtagtagtagtagtagtagtagtagtagtagtagtgtggctgccaacatggcaggctAAAAAAGTTCACAGGCCTAAACTTAAAAAGTCCACTCGAATACGGTCTAACATGGGAACCACAGCCCACTAACCCAGACAGAAAGATAGCAGTAGTGAAAGATTTGgtagcaacagtagcagaaacagtagtagtagtagtactagtagcagcagtagcagcagcggtagAAGTCGTGGATGTAGCAGCAatactttcattattttttttttacacatgtacAATGTCATGGGAAATAAGATATTATGCTTGACCCTACTCCGTTCCCcctggcccctctctctctctctctctccccctttctccctcatgCCACAaacctatgtatctgtctctcttgctaaTCAAAAGGTGGTGAAAaattctatgctttttttttattttttttttttagatatcgtGCATTTGGATAAAGAGAGACACCGTGACCATGACAGATTGTATACCTTCATCTCTTGTGTGACGGTATCGTTATGCTGTTACATAACTCTTCATtcaggggctttggcctttaatgaataaaccatccatccattcattcatccattcattcatacagtcagtcagtcattctccctctctttctctctatctctctctgaatctatatatatatatatatatatatatatatatatttatctatctatttacctgtctatctgtctgtttctaagtctctctctctctctctctatatatatatatatatatatatatatatatatatatatatatatatatatatatatatctcttttgtaatgctacatctatctatctatctatctacttatctacctatcatctatctatccagatatccatctatctatttatctatctgtctatttatcttttCTAATGCTACATCTATGTATCTACCTACctattatctatctacctatctatcaatctatatattgatcgatctatctatctatcgatataagtatctatctatctgtctatctgtctgtttttaaggctatatctatatatcactgcctatctatctacgtatctacctacctacctacctatctaactACCTATCTAGAGGAGAGAAGTGACGTACGTTCAGAGGAGGTCTCCATCCTGGACGCCGTGTTGACGGTGTCCCCGAACAGACAGTAGCGTGGCATCTTGGACCCtaccacccccgccacacacggacctgccggcacacacacacacacacagctgtgaaaGTGATGATGgtactggtggtgatggtgatgatgataatggtggtgatgctgatgatgctggtggtggtggtggttatcatggtgatgatgataatgatggtggtggtggtggtggtggttttagtggtgatatggtaatggtggtggtggtgatgatgatgatggtggtggtggtggtggtggtggtaatggttatgatggtggtggttatgatgagggtgatgatgatggtggtggtggtggtggtggtgatgaggatgctgaagatggtgatgataatgatggtgaagattgcaatgatggtgacgatggtgatgacgacggcgacgacgatgatgattatgggtGTGGcactggcggtggtggtggtggtgatgataatgatatcattgtTGTCGCGGTGGTGGACGATGCTGatgtagataatgatgataatgctgatgacaacgacgacgattatAGCTGTGGcactgttggtggtagtggtggtggtggtggtgacgatgatgatgaggaggaggatactaCTTTTAGGGGGTTGTGGTTAGGGAGGATGGTACTGCTGACAGTGGCAGTGATAACCACAATGGTGATAACAATGCCCAAGTTATTGCCAGCAGCAGGTTTTAAGGATGTTGAGAAAGGGCATGTCGATGACActtggtgataatgacgatgtcgacgatgataacgacaacaaggAGGAGAACTGGAAGGATGGCGGTAGATGTGGTACATTGTGGTGAAAAGTAACTTCCTTGTTGGGTTGGTTGATATGGTTGGTGCTTTGGTTGttcgcttgtttgcttgcttgcttgcttagttagttggctgtttggttggctgggtgttgttgttgttgttgttgttgttttatgacgttagctgtctatctgtttcaaagatgtttccctttgttgttgttgtttacctgaGTTCAAACCAATGCGGACCTCCAGGTGCCCCTTGCTTAATGCCGGTGTGTGCACCTGTTTGACAGCTGCCAGCAGGTCCAGGGCCATGGTGGCTATCTCCTGGGCGTGCTGTCcacacaatcaatcaaccaatcaatcatacCACACTACCCTCTTCACAATGGAGCGGACTGCAAGGGGTCGTGTTGGTTGCTGCCGAAAACCAGGACCGAAAGCTCTTGAAATGTCCAACACATTGTTCTGAACACCCGTTCCGTGCAGGAAAAGAAAATGAGCAATAAAGAGAGttagagtgtgggtgtgtgaatgacacagggaaggaagcaagaaagtaaggcaggaaagaaagaaagaaggcaggaaagaaagtaaacatttcTCAAGAGGAAAACTAAGTCAAGATCAAATAAAAGCTTATCTAAAACACAAAGAGGAgttgtttttacttcttctttttttttctttctttgtttttcgttttatttttaatTGCCAAGATATATTCTGATtttcacaaggacaaacaaaaTGACGTAGGACATACATGAAAGAAcaaacgtgctctctctctctctctctctctgtattcatatTTCGCATTCATCCCCAACATCACACCCCATCTACCATCATACAACCCCCTTGACTTccaaaagccaccaccaccaacaccatcactctacacacacacacacacacacacacacacacaacgccttcccccccaccaaacacccacgTTCAccttgcccaccaccaccaccaccaccacccccttttccctactcctcctccctacTACCCCAAACCCCAATCtccaacccctcctccacccccgatccccccctcctccacccacacacacacacacaccgcaccttgGTGCCATTCCGGTGAGGCACCCCGCTGGCCACCATATAGGCATCGCCAATGGTCTCCACCTTGTACACGTCGTACACGTCGATGTGAGAATCGAAGATGGAGTACAGCGTGTTCAGTAGGTCCACAACCTGCACAGtttccaagtttcagtttctcaaggaggcgtcactgcgttcggacaaatccatacacgctacaccacatcagctaggcagacgcctgaccagcagcgtaaaccaacgcgctttgtcaggccttgagtgcatgcgtattgatttatgtatctatcagagtggatttcttttcacatcaTTTTGCTGACGACAGCACTCtctgttgccaagggttcttttacagtgcgccaagtgcgttgcTAGCATACaggaccctcggtttatcgtctcatccgaaagactagacgctcagttggattttccagtcaaacttgggagaaagggcgagagcaggtttcgaacccacaccctcacggactctctgtattagcagctgagcgtcttaaccgttctgccacctacCTCCTGCACG
Above is a window of Babylonia areolata isolate BAREFJ2019XMU chromosome 28, ASM4173473v1, whole genome shotgun sequence DNA encoding:
- the LOC143301720 gene encoding retinal guanylyl cyclase 1-like → MTQLTRRVAFNCCVVLIGIAMGALVCHRVKNMAEWIGRYARSLEKKTEELDEEREKTERLLYQMLPPVIADQLKCRSSMLAESFDSTSIYFSDIVDFTFISAHTTPMQVVDLLNTLYSIFDSHIDVYDVYKVETIGDAYMVASGVPHRNGTKHAQEIATMALDLLAAVKQVHTPALSKGHLEVRIGLNSGPCVAGVVGSKMPRYCLFGDTVNTASRMETSSEPMRIHISKAMKELLDQSQLFNIQPRGKHIDVKVSW